ATGTTCATAAAGAAACTAATTCTCAATGCAGATATCAACACATCCACACATAGGTGAGGCCTATACACAGCTCATTTTCACATGGGTTGTGCTAACCTTGCCTGATCAAACCATGCATGATATTCAATGCTTCAGAGATGATCTATTCTCCAAGGACACTGCATTACCCCCTTCCAAGTTAACACAACATTTCAGTACTGAATACTGTACACTATGATTGTAAAGTTTATTATTGCACATTGCCATCACGAAGGCAAAAAAACGAAGTAAAACAATTACACAGTATCCCTTATGAGCTGTCAACCAGTCTGTCATTACGCGCCGATGATTAATGAAAGTATGACCAAATTGAAGGTACGGGCTACAGAGGTATAACGTTCTTATTCTTCGACTCCATATTTGAATGCCTCGATGAGCCCCTCTACTGAGTGAATAAATCCAGAAATGCTGCATATGCCCCCTATGACGAATATGGCGACGTCGAAGAACACGTGGTGCCATAAAAGTTTCCTCCACATCAGCTTTAGATGAAAGAGGGCCGGGAGAAGGAAGCACAACCCGGCGCCGGTAAGACTCCCGGTGAGGCCCATGAGGAGTGCGAAGTGAGGGACAAATATGGCCATTATCAACGTGAACACCACCAGGAGGCACCGGAGGCCCAGTCCCCAGGACTTAATCCTTCCTCCCGGCCCATAACAGTCAGGGAAAATAGCGCGCCCTCCATCCTGGAAAAAAGACTTCTCCAAGACCTCTACAGCAGCGAAGAATGGCAGCGGATATGACAGCAAGGCCTTAGCCACAAGGAACAGGTTGACCACCGCTCTGATGGTGGATGGCAGGTTGTCCGTGATGACCTCTTTGGTGGCATCTGCCCAAGTCAAGTAGGCCACCAGAGCGAACAGGCCCTTCAGGATGCAGGCTCCGATGTGGGTCCAGTCCATCATGCAGTGGAACTCGCTTGGCCTCTGCATGTTCCCCTCCAGCGAGGGCAGGAAGATCTGGGACGTGTAGCTGAAGACGATGATGCCGATGGAGATTGGGAACTTCTTGACATCAATATAGAACTTGACTTTGTCCCAGGCCCAGTCGCGGGCTCTGGAGAGGCAGTAGGCTATTACCAGAATGTTGATGACGAAGTGCGCGATAGTGCAGAGCAAGCTGAACTTGGACACGGCCTTGAGGCTCTTGAGGAACGCGCAAGGCAGGAGGGCGGCCGTGGCGACTACAGACCAGGCCTTCTGCGATACCGGCAGATTGGGGAAGCTGTTGACCATCAGGTTGCCACTGACCACCACGTACAGGATACAGGTCATGACCAACTCAATGATCTGAGCAACGTTAACGATATGCCCGCCCAGAGACGGGAACCGTGGCTGGCAGCACGCGTTGGCGATGTCCACGTAGGAGTCCCTCACGCGTACCAGAATTCCATCCTCGTTCTCTTCATACAGACACGCAATAAGAATCTTTCCGGTGTAACAACATACAACAGCGGCAAATATGATGAGAAAGAGTCCGAGGTATCCTCCGTGAAGAATGGCGTAGGGTAACCCAAGGACGAACATCCCCTGCGGATACACAAGCACAGTTGAGTCGTAATGGTCATGGTCTAATCAGTGACAGGCTCCCCGCCCCACATATTCAAGAAATGAATCACATTAAAAGTTGCATAATTATAACAAACAACATTTATTTGCATAATCATATGGATAAATGTGTGAAAACCCTAATTTAACGATTGGAGTTGAGAGAAAAGTATAGGTCTGTCAGACCACTATAGCGTGCAGGCTCAGAATTTGATTTGAAACTATGCTTCTTTTTGTCGATATTAATATTAATTTTACAATTTAAAAACTAAGATATTTTCTCACCAAGACTGGATTTAGTTTATATAATCCACTGTAAAATGTTATCAAGAATAATGAAGTGGCCCTAATTGTGCCTGAGGCTAATCCAAACCATTTTATTCATTCCAGATGGAGTTGGGTCTGTTTTTTACTGATAAGAAATAGGCTATCTAGAATAGATCCCTATTTTCCTTTAAAATCTCAAATGCTTCGTATTTAATTGACATCCTCGTCTGATGAAATGAAGGCAAATGCCATTATTtatgtttaaaatatatatatttaggaaacatttgttttaagtTAGGGATTTTGAAATAAGAAGCCATAAAATTGGCCAATTCATTTATCTGGAAGAAATAAATGAAAGTCTATTTTTACATGTCAAAAATTATAGTCATTTTAATGGTCTTTCAGTTTTTTGTAGAATGGAAATTGGTGTCCCCTGAATTATATAGCGTAATGCATTGTGCTCTGAAATTATTTGAATGGGCGTAAATTCCAAGGCGATTATTGACAATAGGCCTACATTGACACAGTAACAATATGTTCATGTCTTTCTTAAAATGATTTCTACCTGAATGGCATTGGTGACGTTCCACCCCGCTTCCCAAGAGGTAATTTTGGGTTTGACCTCTGATGCCAACTCGTTACATGCCCCAGTGTTcttgagggaggaggatgatgggccGGTGCCATCTCTCTGGTAGTGGCTGTCCCCCTCCATCAACTCGTCTCCTCCGtccatctctcccccttcctcgTCGCCCTGCATGATGTCCATCTGCATCCCCTGCCTGTAGTCATAATCCAAGTCATCGCAGTCCACGAACCCCAGACCCTCTTCATCCGTAGCGGCCTGGAAGCCCAGCCTGGCGAACACTCCGCTGACCTTGGCCTGCGACTTATTGGACACTGTGTTGGCCGCATTGGTCAGCTTGTTGCCGATCTTGTGTCGAATTAAGTGGGCCATTGTTATGAGTTAAATGTGAATCTTCAGATATCAATTGGATCAAATATGAAAATTGTTGAATAAATACATGCAGTGTGGTTATTAGCTATtttggctgctgctgctgctgtgagaGAAAGATAACCATGCCTGTTGCCAAGACGTTTCGACGTTGCTCTTAACGGCTGTCCAACCGTTACATCCACACAGGCTGTCGTTAAAATGCCGTCTGTTGGTCTTGATTATCCATGTCACTCTCAAATCCCTCCTGTCACTTACTTGGCATCAGAAGAAACGAAGCAAAACAATTCCTCCTAATTCAAATTGATCAAGTTGCTTCTTCTAAACTGCTTAACCTCTCCATGTAGTTGTCCGTGTTAGTCTTGATGCAGCACTCAGCTTTGCGGCAGCGGTGACAAGTGCAAACCATGAGCCGTGGTATCTTAGAGGGGGACTAGGCACGTGTCCTCATAGACTGCCAATGCAATGACTTGCTCAGCATGCACAAACCCCTCATGGTTCtgaagcggtgtgtgtgtgtgtatgtatgtatgtgtgtgtgagagagagagagcgagagagagcgagagagagagagagagagagagagagagagagagagagagagagagagagagagagagagagagagagagagagagagagagagagagagagagagagagattactttGAGATTTTGGAAGGAGGAAGGGGTGTAGTATTTCGTTACCATGGCATGGATGCTAGCTCTTACGCTTCATTTATACAAAATATTTTACTTTATTCGATTAAGCAAATTTTGCACATTTGATTAGGCCTAAAAATTCTATTTTTTGTAAATTTGTTTTTAAATTTGATTAATAGCCTAATTTGTTCCAATATTTTTAGTTATGATTGTATTGATCAGGCAGAGGTAATATCAGTTTCATATAAGTCTAGTTTATAATTGCAGACACACATGTTCGTTTCAAAATCAGAAATTAGCGAGTTACACTGCGCACCATTCATATGCCTAATATCTCACACACGCTCTGTCTTTGTCTTTTTTTCGTAATGCAAAAACAAATATCAGAGGTGTAAAATCACTTTAATGTTTATTGAgtaaatataaaatatttaaatATCAAACTCGTAGCTCTAACCCGTCAATAGGCCTAGGCCTAGCATATTCAtttgattatttatttttgtattttagctTATTTGCTATACGAATTTGGATCCAGAGTTATGTTTCATGCCCCTTTGACCAAAGTAGCCAATgcacttaaaaaatatatattaatgtAGCCTAATTTATATCAAAACAAAACTTTTTTTTATATTGTCTCTTATTTGTTGTCCGAGCATTTTAATTGATAATAGGCTACTTACTACCTGCTTCACCTGTTCTTCGATACTTAAAATGTAATGAATGCCATGTTTTTTCAGCTGCTAAATTAGAGTTCACGACCTGCGTGCATCGTCATGAGAAAATTCTACTCGTTTTAGCATTGCAGAACCTTGAACAGTGCCTCGCTAGTACCATtctttttagctaacattccactgaCTACTTCGGTGTCATATGCCAAAGAGTAGGCTACAagtagtggaatgttagctaaaaagactggtaGGCCCACCCAGACTAGCGCCTTGCATTTGCGCATGTTTGATATAAACTGtctgtaatacattttaaatgtccCCTGTAGTTTTACATTATATTTCCAATGTAGCCTACTCAGAATGACTAAATTCCTCATGGTTAGGTAAACTATAAATTTGGCCTGGAATCCAAATGGCTAATATGTTATGTCGGTTGTCTGGAATAGGCATGGCATTTTAGTCTGTGTCATGTGCGTCTGCTTTAGAACTCCCAAATTACGATATGACAATAAAGTGCAGAAATATGTAAGAAAATGTAGAAGAATAGGCTAAATCTCTGAAACATTTGATGCCTCCAACTGTAATCCCTCAGATGATAAGAGGCACCTCATAATTTCCCTCGTAATCGGTTCCGACATGTCACGACGCATTACAATATTACTGTCATCAGGTTTTGGTGCCTGCGTATGCTAAATGTGCTCTGGCACAGGGTTGAAGAGGAGGACTTCAAAGCATTTATAATCTTTCCTTCTGTTGGAATATATTATGAACATTAAGGAACGACAGAACTGCCATTTTAGTCGTGTTGAATTGTGCATTGGTGAAATACAAAAAGAGACAAAAACGTGAAAGAAGAAAGCTCTAAATTTAGCATCAACCCAGAGGACAGAGAAAGCTCCACATATTTTCATGCTTGGCATAGGCTGCTTTGCCATGCTGCCATTTGTGTTCAGGcatgcacagtgtgtgtgtgtgtgtgtggctcaccCATCCTTGTGAGATAGGGCTAATATCTATATGTGGGTGGaggcacgtgtgtgtgtttagtggaGGACAGCGAGGAAATAATATTCCCGGGAGAGTCCTTGGGGCATTTCAGTGACTAAGCCTCCCTCCCCCATCATGTGCAAAACCCTGGGCTAATGCTGGGACAGAGGATAGGCTGCAAatgtcatacacacacatacacacatacacacaccatccCCCCAACTGGATTCACATTAACAGCAACTGCACCTTCATAATGGAACATGGTTTTGAATTCAGTGAAATGTGCAAACTAATCCAGACACAAAAACATTTTGTTCTCTATCTGTGTTTGCACATTTGGAACTTCAGAAGAAATTGATTTTCAGATGTATTATTACTGAGATGGCATCAAATTGGTTGCTGTGATGACCAATTTAGCTTTGGGTTACAGAGGCGAGGATTAATTCAGcaaagatgagagagggatgtCTGAAGGGGGAGAGATACTGTAGGCTTATAACCTGCTAACAGCCAACTGGGGGCAATAGTCTCAGATAGTTGCCATGGCCACAATAATTGGGTGGCAAGACTCAAAGGAACATAGGTTGTCTGTCTGAAAGCCCCACTGGATGAAGAGGGAAGCCACTCGAACCAATCTAGAGCCCtaacaacagggagggatctaagaAAAAAAGATAGGGTCCTGGATTGAGAAAAAACAGGGCATTTTTGTTTAGAATAGAAAACTGCAATCTGCTGCTTATACAAAATGGTTGACAAGGACATGCAATTCACATAGGAATAAAtaaacatacagacacacacgctGAGGAATTTGAATTCTTTCCTTGGATCCACTATGAAACATGAACACAATTTATACgtatacacacagacactacacagCCAGGGATGCATGCAAAGTGACAGGTGCATAAACATATTAATTACTCTATGGCCTAAACATATCTGTTATGCTTACAGGGCTTCATACTGAGGAGAGTGGTAGTGACAGTCTCTGTGTGTGAGGGGGCGAGGGGTTGGGGGAGTGTTTAGGGGTTGCGGGACGTTTGGTTTACTGCTGTGGCTCTGATATCAGAGGCAGCAGTTGGAATCTCCATGCAAGCCTCACCCTATTATGTAAACTGTGTTCCCTTCCCCTCATTCATTTATGTCACATATAGTTGGAGGTTTTCTCTTTTTATTTCACCAGTCCTGCATGCACAAAGATTCAAACGGACATTTCACCATTTCATCTCATGATTTGGGCAGAAAGAGTTGCAGAAGGAAAATGAATATTTTAGCTATTACTGCTATTGCTATTCTACTACCGCAACTAAATTATAATACTGATAATATTAACATTGTAGTAACATGACAATAACACAAGAAATGTAATTAATGAGTCTTGCAGGAACAATTGAATATGACAGCTGATGACAAGCTAATTAGGATCTCTCTACCCTGTGCCCCTCCTGCCACTGAAAACCAGTCTTCTGCTTTGACAAAATGGAGGAGCTGCATCATGGCCATCCCAAAGCGGTTGTAGCCTATTAATTCCTCTGCTCATCACGGTATGACATGCACAACAAGCAAGGGCTCCCCGTGTTAGGGACAGCGGTACAATGTCACGTCTTGCCTTCTGGGAGCCTATGTGGGAGATGACCTAGATCTGCTCAGTAGCATAAGAGCAGACCGCCTCTCTTAGAGCTTTGTGCCTGAGCAGTGAACTGTGCCTCTGATTCAATGGCACAACATCAAGCTACAGCCTTCCCTCCTCCCAAATCTGTGGTATACCACCAATCAAGTCCCTGGCATGAAGTAAATATGAAATGTATCCACTATTTGTTTGATTGCACAGGGAATATGCCTGTTGTCTCTAAATTAAATTATATTATGATGCAAGCATGCTCTGATAGGTAAGACCCTTGAGCATAATTCTGTGGTTTTAGAACAATGGTGGCATGGAAAATGCATAGGTGAATGCGAAGTACTCCTCTTGATGACTAGCTCATGATACAGTATTGCTGAAAGGATGCAGCATGGTATATGGGCTGATGCTGATTCAGAAGGGTAGAACGATAGATGATCTTCATCTGACCCCTTACCATTGGAGTGATAGGTGTCTATTTTCAGTGCCAAGGGTGCCCTATATCACCAGCTGAGGCTTCACTTTGCCTAGTCAATTGACAGTCATACCGCCAGTGGCAGACCAGAATAAATAAAGGCCTTTTCAGAAATGGGGTTGATAGGGATTGTATATTATATCAACCTAAGAATAGATTGATAGGAGGAGCTCATCATGTCTACCTGGACTTAATTCTGAATGTCCAAAAGAGGAATTCATGCATTGTTTGATGCTTATTCATTCAGACACACTCAAATGCAGCAGACCAGCTTTCATTGCCCCCTCTGGTGGTAGACACTCATTCATGGCAGTGGTCTTTAATGcattaggcctactgtaaaaATGTTATGGGTCATACAGTAGGTTATCACCAATAATTTATAAacactagatgactgatagggagcgctgtgttgaagccaccctgcctccatcttggcactcccccaccgttGTAAAAAATATTTAGGAAGCtaaagaaatgcatttattaatgtctacattcgtttttgccacATGTATTCTATGACAGACAactaatgcatacttttaaattatattatgttacCTTAAACATACAAAAAATAACGAAAAACACATAAAAACATTTCCCTTAAAGTATACTTTTTAAAGATTGATAATGTTACTGTTCCCGCTCCAACAACAaacatacttaaatacatgtaattttgtccttgaaacatttaattgaaatactgtagaattccattcattcctatggaggactgctcctactggggagtgccaatatggccgacttgtggcttcaaagcctctcaatggccaatagaTATCATCagtaatccagggtttatatacataattGGTTATCACACACAGGCTGTACTCAAATTAACCTGTTCTGGAGATAGAGGCAACAATAAAAAGGCCTGCTGTAGATAAATTAAGCTATCCATATAAAAAACTAAATCAAAATGCCAGGAAGTAGGCTACACAATTAATAATTAAATAGTCATATAACAGTAGTTGTTAGGGGATCTACTATAATAGAGGAtgtaatatatacatattttaacATTGAACTGTCTTCACCTTAAAGGGCCAATCAGcatttgaaacaataacaaagtggtaCCCTGCCACTGTTTCGGtagaaagctgagggatggggctggagaaatgtaatcactctcaaattcatagacaggaCTATGGATGCATGGACTAACCATCAATGATATCAaaagtatagttttaaccatgttttgatgctatacagtgtttgtttacatttactttgtttacaaactttggagtaaaacaagcttatattttgggttctgatggggtacaacagttaaactaagctcatgaggcatttataagttatattctttaagaatcaattggTAAAGTCAAAAACAggtatgtagcaactgctgactGCCCCTTTAATAATTGTTACATGTCAAAGCGTTCTGAGAGCTACGCGGAACTCTTAGGTTCTGGTACAAACTTTCTAGTCGGCCATATTTTGTAGTAACACCCTTTCAAAATGACTTCTAAAACAGACACAACATGCAAAATATTTTCATTTCAAGACTACAAATCATCTCCCGATCCGATTTTCGAGATTGCTGCCGAATGCTTACAACCATCACCAGTTCCGATAATAATAGATAACGGCTCTTTTCAAACAAGGGCAGGTTGGGCATGCAAAGGGGACGAACTAGGCGCTCCGCGGCTTCTGTTCAAGTCCGTGGCGGCAAGGAGCAGAGGGGCAGCGCGAAGTGAAACCCAAATCGGCAATGACATCTCCAACCTCGAGCCCGTGCGATGGCTCCTGAAAAGCCAGTTTGACCGAAATGTGGTTGTAAACTTCGAGATACAGGAACTGATGTTCGATTACATATTCAGCCACCTCGGAGTTGGCACTGAGGTAAGTGTTCAAGTTATGTTGCACAATTTCCTATGTTGCttgcagtggcggctggtgaaaaatattctcggtggggctgtgccatacttttttttcctgtaaccatcgcgatatattttaacacaaactgcaggacagcagtgctcagtgaaacattcagtaattatttaatgccaatattaaaaagttgaggcattcttacacaaaaacatattacacaaacccaagcctttcatttgcatttaaagtgaactttttaccattggtagtaaacaggcaacgcaacaggcatgctgtcagaacagagtggaaagtggacaataacatgaaattattataaagtttataggaaatcttacactgtataaaaggatgtataatatagaaatggatatcaagtggatgaactcaaacctttgactggaagaatagcatacagtattttatgatcatactaaatgtgactaattgttaatgtgctccagaactgcaacaattaattgatacaaaacaacatatatacagtaatattagcaaagacactattaagactttctagagtaccatatataactggattttttatgctaaggtcaactatatacaaagaaacatgcggccagagctgctctgtgtgtgtgtgtctgtcatcttatttgtacaggaattttgcccgtctgtccttctgagtggcaaacctctcaatgaccctttgattaaagtcaggaatgtccctgacaagtttcttctccatggagagcatggccagagcgttcaggcgatcctgtgtcatgctgtttctcaggaaggtcttgatccttttcagtgtagagaagcacctttctgactcagcagttgtcatgggtgtggtgatgaggatcttgaggaggctggcagtctctgtgaaagtgctctgaaggttgttctccatgaagaactggtacaggggcactgcaccactacaagccttgaactcactgttctcatagatgagggacagttcgggttttgagcttggccttgttcaacatggggtacgcctccacggttgtttcaagcgctgtatcggggaacttcacactgtgttgtgggaacaactctccgtgcaatagtgttgcgctgatgaggtgctgggtgaaggagaacctctctttggcatgactcaggatggtatcacatacctgtaaaagatacatcatcagctttaatttgcaattaagctattttgatgcaagtgatcctgactgacacatgcctatgtccaactcaagtatatgattaccaaggtgctgattgttcagggttttggctacatactaccaggcctgaaaaaaagttctatggggaaacactgacaattacatcacaacttacctctatagccaacctctgttgttctcctggtcccagcatcctccgtcgcttgatgggctgttgctgctcgtcagatgcgctgtccccacacaaagaggggaattgaggccctgggtccaaaaaataaagtttaatttgataacttgcaatcagacttcttagctcactgtaattccccctcaacacacaaccagtgactttttatatatatatatatatatatatatatatatatatatatatatatatatatatatatatatatatatatatatatatatatatagacagacagacagacagacagatagtgtgtatatacacacaaactatgtctagtaactgcttttaacctgtgatgtacataattaactgatgttattacgttttaaagcctttttctattacatttgtgagagggatgcaacataattttgttctgctgtgcacttagcaataaagttaatcttcaataacaactaggcctcttctagaaattgacctggtggacacctgaataattattacaaactgtgtagtactttcctgcattattatcaacgtctgattgtgtctttttggacaaacacttgttctcgtggtcgagtaacaacaactgcgctccttgagtgacggggtggtacttggtgagagagggagagagacgacccaaattgcggagtaaactagaaaaacggacgttacacatggcggagtggcattaccacatttaacaaaccaaacattgaaataccgttatagaaggtaaagtaaaaacccaaactggtctgtgcatcaataccggtatatagtaatatataggcaacataccgtaaatctgtatcaattatgtatcagttttacatgtgacccatatcaaatttgcgcattcacactgaaggagcacacaaatgcaatgctcatttggcgtgattgtcgtggtaacacaggtgaaaaaaaatcctgaatggtatcctaatggcagccattttggttagggagaaatacaaacaactctactgccatacattccaattagactgaaggcatacagttgtgtccaaatatattggcacccttgggcttttcttaaataattccctatttcttctaaaatcagttgaaatttgagaggaaaaaatgggtctccacacctttaattatatttctgtaaacttaagtttacaattgtaatttagaaaatatagacaaatgtcatggactaaattattggcaccctggagctagtacttggttgcacagcttttggccaagatagctgccaacatatgcttattgtagacatcaatgagcttgctgcaccttttctgctggcaatttggcccattcttcagcagcaaactgctgtaattcttcaatgtttgagggttgcactccaccaacttcttttttcagatcttgccaaaactaatgtggtcccgtgtagctcagttggtagagcatggcgcttgcaacgccagggttgtgggttcgtttcccacgggaaaaaaaaaaaaaaaatgtatgcactcttaactgtaagtcgctctggataagagcgtctgctaaatgactaaaatgtaatgtaaatgtcttctctttccttttaaaatactaaaacaaatataattgtgacggctctatgataatcactcactttgatgaccagacacatttaggcttttaaactgttgtaagtgaactattcatctttctaacagcatctttatcagccaatagtatatatagttatttacctgattgttagcatgctttctgtgaacctctggacaagtgctttaatgaagacagggtcgatgttcctcttctgcagctggctgaaaagcatgtccacatttggcatgatcttgtggaacagtgccaggaaaaaacagaaagcctcgtcttcgagcatcctcacaaagcccccgcctctctgacagtcggggcatcaaagttcccagagtctctgatggtctggaaacacgttagga
This portion of the Coregonus clupeaformis isolate EN_2021a chromosome 24, ASM2061545v1, whole genome shotgun sequence genome encodes:
- the LOC121538119 gene encoding vesicular inhibitory amino acid transporter, whose translation is MAHLIRHKIGNKLTNAANTVSNKSQAKVSGVFARLGFQAATDEEGLGFVDCDDLDYDYRQGMQMDIMQGDEEGGEMDGGDELMEGDSHYQRDGTGPSSSSLKNTGACNELASEVKPKITSWEAGWNVTNAIQGMFVLGLPYAILHGGYLGLFLIIFAAVVCCYTGKILIACLYEENEDGILVRVRDSYVDIANACCQPRFPSLGGHIVNVAQIIELVMTCILYVVVSGNLMVNSFPNLPVSQKAWSVVATAALLPCAFLKSLKAVSKFSLLCTIAHFVINILVIAYCLSRARDWAWDKVKFYIDVKKFPISIGIIVFSYTSQIFLPSLEGNMQRPSEFHCMMDWTHIGACILKGLFALVAYLTWADATKEVITDNLPSTIRAVVNLFLVAKALLSYPLPFFAAVEVLEKSFFQDGGRAIFPDCYGPGGRIKSWGLGLRCLLVVFTLIMAIFVPHFALLMGLTGSLTGAGLCFLLPALFHLKLMWRKLLWHHVFFDVAIFVIGGICSISGFIHSVEGLIEAFKYGVEE